One genomic window of Elaeis guineensis isolate ETL-2024a chromosome 2, EG11, whole genome shotgun sequence includes the following:
- the LOC105047768 gene encoding protein GAMETE EXPRESSED 3 isoform X4 encodes MKRGKGKMVSFKPKPCFFALLLLLCCSSQEEEGDGSIMMATLEGMRDSQGNQNSIEIDELGRFAVREHNKKENALLEFGRVVKAKEQVVAGTLHHLTLEVMEAGKKKLYEAKLWVKPWLKFKELQEFQHLGVSSSVTFADLRAKQVEMASLKTENRLSNPLIRNDGRFIACSRKNLFAFEKNGTVAWVIPLHYECRTDITPVADERGKIYLIAEDRILQVIPSNIGTSEARVKIFFGQNSTVGGSGKIIGLSISILYSSLFVTIKNRGLFAILLHGELLWSAGPVLYRFGYRQGCKKNTTDCYFSSAPIVDQCEGALYIANTEGQLYSLYIHSPHFRWIQDFSSVDRLLTVTSGNNGHLYVIFPKKALVMALDVSTGNVLWKNNVGPLSTENCAPIVDSNGWMSIGSLDGFLYSFSPNGDLKKFLETTAPNSVIQVSPVVDCSGFAVYISQTEMEGKLSQTTGNYTYISAMKPVNIIFSLLAPATGTVYWTGKFPGELSSLLSKSHLRYFVLDERILLTFLSAGRIGNRLPCYTTGQKISWTCSQAKPKFVSLEAGNERAILLFLFFQLVIIITLAGVVRFCCFFWRKKKLQDHGLGRFLEKRRSLHSKRKMLGKMISELEQKAAEDATTNEALDQLGEIIRAKEGVERKLSTSYSLGRDRNGSKRGSILPLYDGKTKSHSFHGSRKESVTIFNTISDTSTSEESSSGSDNVNDSNSRKEEQHWHSYGEMKSATKAKAVEAGSSSRIFTPGGDGGEGSSDFTEGSRVFMNPMFIEHQTDGNVHSRGEELMMEPMQVGMGRRTWLKRRRALSSTT; translated from the exons ATGAAGAGAGGGAAGGGGAAGATGGTTTCTTTTAAACCAAAACCCTGTTTCTttgctcttctcctcctcctgtgCTGCTCttcccaagaagaagaaggagatggTTCGATTATGATGGCCACCCTTGAAGGCATGCGTGACTCGCAGGGCAACCAGAACAGCATCGAGATCGATGAGCTCGGTCGCTTCGCCGTTCGAGAACACAATAAGAAGGAG AATGCGCTGCTGGAGTTTGGTCGTGTGGTGAAGGCGAAAGAGCAAGTGGTTGCGGGTACTCTGCACCATTTGACTCTGGAGGTGATGGAAGCAGGGAAAAAGAAGTTGTACGAGGCGAAGTTGTGGGTCAAGCCGTGGCTCAAATTCAAGGAGCTTCAAGAGTTTCAGCATTTGGGCGTCTCCTCCTCGGTCACTTTTGCCGACCTTCGTGCGAAGCAAG TTGAAATGGCTTCTCTGAAGACTGAAAATAGGCTTTCAAATCCTCTTATCAGAAATGATGGAAGGTTTATTGCTTGTTCTCGAAAGAATCTTTTTGCATTTGAAAAGAATGGTACAGTTGCATGGGTTATTCCTCTTCATTATGAATGCAGAACAGATATCACCCCTGTTGCTGATGAAAGAGGGAAG ATCTATTTGATTGCAGAAGATAGGATTCTGCAAGTAATACCCTCAAATATTGGAACTTCTGAAGCTAGGGTCAAAATTTTCTTTGGTCAGAATTCAACTGTTGGGGGGTCAGGCAAAATTATTGGACTTTCGATTAGTATATTGTATTCCTCTCTCTTCGTTACTATAAAGAATCGTGGACTCTTTGCAATCCTGCTACACGGGGAACTTCTTTGGAGTGCCGGACCAGTACTTTACCGGTTTGGCTACCGTCAGGGCTGTAAGAAAAATACAACAGATTGTTATTTTAGTTCTGCTCCCATCGTTGATCAGTGTGAGGGGGCCCTTTAC ATTGCAAATACTGAAGGACAGCTTTATTCATTATATATACACAGTCCACACTTTAGATGGATCCAAGATTTTAGCTCAGTTGACAGGTTGCTGACAGTTACATCTGGAAATAATGGACACTTGTATGTGATTTTCCCCAAGAAGGCTTTAGTGATGGCACTTGATGTTTCTACTGGAAATGTTTTGTGGAAAAATAATGTTGGCCCCTTAAGTACAGAAAACTGCGCGCCTATTGTGGATTCCAATG GTTGGATGTCTATTGGCTCATTGGATGGATTTCTATATTCGTTTTCACCAAACGGGGATCTGAAGAAGTTTCTTGAAACAACTGCACCTAACTCTGTGATTCAAGTTAGTCCTGTTGTGGACTGCTCCGGATTTGCAGTTTACATCTCTCAGACAGAGATGGAGGGAAAATTGAGTCAAACTACTGGTAATTATACCTACATATCTGCGATGAAGCCAGTAAACATTATATTCAGTTTGTTGGCTCCTGCTACTGGAACTGTTTACTGGACGGGAAAGTTTCCTG GGGAATTGTCATCTTTGTTGTCCAAGAGCCATCTGCGCTACTTCGTGCTAGATGAGAGGATTCTTCTCACATTTCTTTCTGCAGGAA GGATTGGTAATAGACTACCATGCTACACAACTG GTCAAAAAATTTCCTGGACCTGCTCACAGGCAAAACCAAAGTTTGTCAGCTTGGAAGCTG GCAATGAAAGAGCAATTCTGCTGTTCCTGTTCTTCCAGCTTGTGATCATTATAACATTAGCCGGAGTTGTTCGGTTTTGTTGCTTCTTTTGGAGGAAGAAGAAGCTTCAAGATCATGGCCTCGGGAGATTCCTCGAGAAGAGG CGATCTCTTCATAGCAAGAGGAAAATGTTAGGCAAGATGATCTCAGAGCTGGAGCAAAAGGCAGCTGAGGATGCCACGACCAATGAAGCTTTGGATCAATTGGGAGAAATAATTAGAGCTAAGGAAGGAGTAGAGAGAAAACTGTCTACATCTTATAGTCTCGGCAGGGACAGGAATGGTTCCAAGCGAGGATCTATATTGCCATTGTATGATGGGAAGACCAAAAGCCACTCATTCCATGGTTCTAGGAAAGAGAGTGTAACTATCTTCAACACAATTAGCGATACTTCTACCTCAGAGGAAAGCAGCAGTGGCAGTGACAATGTTAATGACAGTAATAGCAGGAAAGAGGAGCAGCATTGGCATAGCTATGGAGAAATGAAGTCAGCAACAAAAGCTAAAGCAGTGGAAGCTGGGTCTTCGAGCAGAATTTTTACACCTGGAGGGGATGGTGGGGAGGGGTCATCAGATTTCACGGAGGGGTCCAGGGTATTCATGAATCCAATGTTCATTGAACACCAGACTGACGGTAACGTGCATTCAAGAGGCGAGGAGCTTATGATGGAACCCATGCAGGTAGGGATGGGTAGGAGAACGTGGTTAAAGAGGAGAAGGGCACTGTCTTCAACTACCTGA
- the LOC105047768 gene encoding protein GAMETE EXPRESSED 3 isoform X6: MKRGKGKMVSFKPKPCFFALLLLLCCSSQEEEGDGSIMMATLEGMRDSQGNQNSIEIDELGRFAVREHNKKENALLEFGRVVKAKEQVVAGTLHHLTLEVMEAGKKKLYEAKLWVKPWLKFKELQEFQHLGVSSSVTFADLRAKQVQSSFEHSKIHSTMVTSYVMIFSPVEMASLKTENRLSNPLIRNDGRFIACSRKNLFAFEKNGTVAWVIPLHYECRTDITPVADERGKIYLIAEDRILQVIPSNIGTSEARVKIFFGQNSTVGGSGKIIGLSISILYSSLFVTIKNRGLFAILLHGELLWSAGPVLYRFGYRQGCKKNTTDCYFSSAPIVDQCEGALYIANTEGQLYSLYIHSPHFRWIQDFSSVDRLLTVTSGNNGHLYVIFPKKALVMALDVSTGNVLWKNNVGPLSTENCAPIVDSNGWMSIGSLDGFLYSFSPNGDLKKFLETTAPNSVIQVSPVVDCSGFAVYISQTEMEGKLSQTTGNYTYISAMKPVNIIFSLLAPATGTVYWTGKFPGELSSLLSKSHLRYFVLDERILLTFLSAGRIGNRLPCYTTGQKISWTCSQAKPKFVSLEAACDHYNISRSCSVLLLLLEEEEASRSWPREIPREEAISS; encoded by the exons ATGAAGAGAGGGAAGGGGAAGATGGTTTCTTTTAAACCAAAACCCTGTTTCTttgctcttctcctcctcctgtgCTGCTCttcccaagaagaagaaggagatggTTCGATTATGATGGCCACCCTTGAAGGCATGCGTGACTCGCAGGGCAACCAGAACAGCATCGAGATCGATGAGCTCGGTCGCTTCGCCGTTCGAGAACACAATAAGAAGGAG AATGCGCTGCTGGAGTTTGGTCGTGTGGTGAAGGCGAAAGAGCAAGTGGTTGCGGGTACTCTGCACCATTTGACTCTGGAGGTGATGGAAGCAGGGAAAAAGAAGTTGTACGAGGCGAAGTTGTGGGTCAAGCCGTGGCTCAAATTCAAGGAGCTTCAAGAGTTTCAGCATTTGGGCGTCTCCTCCTCGGTCACTTTTGCCGACCTTCGTGCGAAGCAAG TTCAATCATCATTCGAACACTCAAAAATACATTCCACTATGGTGACGTCTTATGTTATGATTTTCTCCCCAGTTGAAATGGCTTCTCTGAAGACTGAAAATAGGCTTTCAAATCCTCTTATCAGAAATGATGGAAGGTTTATTGCTTGTTCTCGAAAGAATCTTTTTGCATTTGAAAAGAATGGTACAGTTGCATGGGTTATTCCTCTTCATTATGAATGCAGAACAGATATCACCCCTGTTGCTGATGAAAGAGGGAAG ATCTATTTGATTGCAGAAGATAGGATTCTGCAAGTAATACCCTCAAATATTGGAACTTCTGAAGCTAGGGTCAAAATTTTCTTTGGTCAGAATTCAACTGTTGGGGGGTCAGGCAAAATTATTGGACTTTCGATTAGTATATTGTATTCCTCTCTCTTCGTTACTATAAAGAATCGTGGACTCTTTGCAATCCTGCTACACGGGGAACTTCTTTGGAGTGCCGGACCAGTACTTTACCGGTTTGGCTACCGTCAGGGCTGTAAGAAAAATACAACAGATTGTTATTTTAGTTCTGCTCCCATCGTTGATCAGTGTGAGGGGGCCCTTTAC ATTGCAAATACTGAAGGACAGCTTTATTCATTATATATACACAGTCCACACTTTAGATGGATCCAAGATTTTAGCTCAGTTGACAGGTTGCTGACAGTTACATCTGGAAATAATGGACACTTGTATGTGATTTTCCCCAAGAAGGCTTTAGTGATGGCACTTGATGTTTCTACTGGAAATGTTTTGTGGAAAAATAATGTTGGCCCCTTAAGTACAGAAAACTGCGCGCCTATTGTGGATTCCAATG GTTGGATGTCTATTGGCTCATTGGATGGATTTCTATATTCGTTTTCACCAAACGGGGATCTGAAGAAGTTTCTTGAAACAACTGCACCTAACTCTGTGATTCAAGTTAGTCCTGTTGTGGACTGCTCCGGATTTGCAGTTTACATCTCTCAGACAGAGATGGAGGGAAAATTGAGTCAAACTACTGGTAATTATACCTACATATCTGCGATGAAGCCAGTAAACATTATATTCAGTTTGTTGGCTCCTGCTACTGGAACTGTTTACTGGACGGGAAAGTTTCCTG GGGAATTGTCATCTTTGTTGTCCAAGAGCCATCTGCGCTACTTCGTGCTAGATGAGAGGATTCTTCTCACATTTCTTTCTGCAGGAA GGATTGGTAATAGACTACCATGCTACACAACTG GTCAAAAAATTTCCTGGACCTGCTCACAGGCAAAACCAAAGTTTGTCAGCTTGGAAGCTG CTTGTGATCATTATAACATTAGCCGGAGTTGTTCGGTTTTGTTGCTTCTTTTGGAGGAAGAAGAAGCTTCAAGATCATGGCCTCGGGAGATTCCTCGAGAAGAGG CGATCTCTTCATAG